From the Prunus dulcis chromosome 4, ALMONDv2, whole genome shotgun sequence genome, one window contains:
- the LOC117623741 gene encoding uncharacterized protein LOC117623741 — protein MYQSKGAAMNKFYLDTVLPVQGESSFGLSYHGGKLMTEPVSVNILWFGTGWQESDREAIRTSVTSLTSSQYLVKDSEVPTLGNWWEIIRQYGDSNNVPVTDRVDLGAECFYTGPELNMTLDQVVYIGRSVFNKSSIKGFDGNLNCHWLFEVNDNSIYHIVFSYTVMFLDSKEQRQLMDMCSGRFQLEVFAGLKVNILWARAPQNAADQCSMLFHGNSYLGPPNGDEKVDSLVGYMLANVAEEVTNQDGSGWISNDGSGMTVSNSCASPFWRDNGDPPLFRDTEKNMSFNVVGLNGYRYIMPYIWDQKTRNCALKLSETCETNAMVILREPKGYLRGGIIVNHSNGLQPYPPNQKCRWAIHYPTAKFIRFTINYLSVAADSDDHLLICKSKSKSAQCSTLKSNNGRYEKNFKLMSSKVYIEFRTGDQVSFESRGWELSYSAGLCYGKENLYKHDGNIGYVASTSFPYVEGLKCQWVLHGKPGTPVFITFTHINISKGLDFLAIYNGTMQQIANFSGLFTGSDLPQLNLCGEVIIAFTTQTDQGEGWSANFYIAHPVNHDKVFVVILIVVLALIAASVSLLAVALAVVRKKLERKNAMDSDESLTLMSTDAIRVENRIGEGPSAVVYRAVSTDGGLVAIKSLRVIAAETELQQEIMAKSSSHPNIISFLGHSQDGLGRHYFVFEYMGRGDLSLNLRERGETLDLDKRIAIALQICSAIQMLHMYLKPPVYHGNITSENIFLDEFYNAKLGGFGAAKYCSSSNRANPEQLSEMAEDIWSFGLLLVELLRGEPLVDRETYKNYRRLEEINELLGSQECVDRRLTIPHETCKMGFAKLGEIAKWCIGSSWRVEGGKNNPKIGDVLSGLKQVKLLFSTASG, from the exons ATGTATCAAAGCAAAGGAGCCGCGATGAATAAGTTTTACTTGGACACGGTCCTTCCAGTACAAG GTGAAAGCTCTTTTGGTCTTTCTTATCATGGAGGGAAACTCATGACAGAACCGGTCTCTGTTAATATTCTATGGTTTGGTACTGGTTGGCAAGAATCTGATAGAGAAGCTATAAGAACGTCTGTTACTTCACTAACTTCATCTCAATATCTTGTTAAGGATTCTGAGGTTCCTACATTGGGAAACTGGTGGGAGATTATTAGACAGTATGGAGACAGTAATAATGTTCCTGTCACTGATAGAGTGGATTTGGGTGCTGAGTGCTTCTATACAGGTCCTGAACTCAACATGACCCTAGACCAAGTAGTTTACATTGGGAGATCAGTTTTCAACAAGTCTTCCATCAAAGGTTTTGATGGGAACCTGAACTGTCATTGGCTTTTCGAAGTAAATGATAACAGTATCTACCATATTGTGTTTTCTTACACTGTAATGTTCTTAGACAGCAAGGAGCAGAGGCAACTGATGGACATGTGTAGTGGAAGGTTTCAACTTGAGGTTTTTGCAGGGTTGAAAGTAAATATTCTTTGGGCAAGAGCCCCTCAAAATGCTGCTGATCAATGTTCAATGCTTTTTCATGGAAATTCTTACTTGGGGCCTCCAAATGGTGATGAGAAGGTTGATAGCTTGGTGGGTTATATGCTTGCCAACGTTGCTGAGGAGGTTACCAATCAAGATGGAAGTGGATGGATTAGTAATGATGGCAGTGGGATGACAGTTAGTAATTCTTGTGCCTCTCCATTTTGGAGGGATAATGGTGATCCTCCTTTGTTCAGGGATACAGAAAAGAATATGAGTTTCAATGTGGTTGGTTTGAATGGTTATCGATACATCATGCCATATATTTGGGACCAGAAAACCAGGAACTGCGCCTTGAAACTCTCAG AAACCTGTGAAACTAATGCAATGGTTATCTTAAGGGAGCCAAAAGGATACTTGAGGGGAGGAATTATAGTAAACCACTCCAATGGTTTGCAGCCATATCCCCCAAACCAAAAATGTCGTTGGGCAATCCACTACCCAACAGCAAAGTTTATCCGATTCACCATCAACTACCTTTCAGTTGCAGCAGATAGTGATGATCACCTGCTAATTTGCaagtcaaaatcaaaatctgcACAGTGTTCTACGTTGAAATCAAACAATGGAAGATATGAGAAGAATTTCAAGTTGATGAGCTCAAAAGTTTACATTGAGTTCAGAACTGGTGACCAAGTTTCTTTTGAGTCAAGAGGATGGGAGCTCAGTTATTCTGCAG GACTTTGCTATGGAAaggaaaatttatacaaacatGATGGAAATATCGGCTACGTGGCATCTACTAGCTTTCCCTATGTAGAGGGACTGAAATGCCAATGGGTTCTCCATGGAAAACCTGGAACTCCTGTCTTTATAACCTTCACTCATATAAACATCTCTAAAGGTTTGGATTTTCTTGCGATTTATAATGGCACAATGCAGCAGATAGCAAACTTTTCCGGGTTGTTTACAGGCTCTGATCTCCCACAATTGAACTTGTGTGGTGAGGTTATTATTGCATTCACCACTCAGACTGATCAAGGAGAAGGCTGGTCAGCTAACTTTTACATCGCTCATCCTGTGAATCATGACAAGGTCTTCGTTGTCATCCTTATTGTTGTCTTAGCACTTATAGCAGCTAGTGTTTCTCTTCTTGCTGTGGCATTAGCTGTAGTTAGAAAGAAACTAGAGCGCAAAAACGCAATGGATTCAGACGAGAGCCTTACGCTAATGAGCACAGACGCTATTCGGGTGGAAAACCGAATTGGAGAGGGGCCTTCTGCTGTGGTTTATAGAGCAGTTTCGACTGATGGAGGTCTGGTAGCAATTAAATCTCTAAGAGTTATAGCTGCTGAAACAGAACTTCAACAAGAGATTATGGCCAAATCCTCTTCTCATCCAAACATTATTTCATTTCTGGGGCATTCTCAAGATGGACTTGGAAGACACTATTTTGTGTTTGAGTACATGGGTAGGGGAGACTTGAGCTTGAACTTGAGGGAAAGAGGAGAAACACTGGACTTGGATAAGAGGATAGCAATAGCTTTACAAATCTGCTCTGCTATTCAAATGCTGCATATGTACTTGAAGCCACCAGTATATCATGGAAACATAACATCTGAAAACATATTTCTTGATGAATTCTACAACGCAAAATTAGGAGGTTTTGGGGCTGCAAAGtattgcagcagcagcaacagagCTAATCCTGAGCAACTATCAGAAATGGCTGAAGACATATGGAGCTTTGGGCTACTGTTAGTTGAGCTTCTAAGAGGTGAGCCTCTGGTGGACAGagaaacatataaaaattataggaGGCTAGAAGAGATAAATGAGCTCCTTGGCAGTCAGGAGTGCGTTGACCGTAGGTTGACCATCCCCCATGAAACATGCAAAATGGGTTTTGCAAAGCTTGGTGAAATTGCAAAGTGGTGCATTGGTAGTAGCTGGAGAGTTGAGGGGGGTAAGAATAATCCCAAGATAGGTGATGTTTTGTCGGGTTTGAAGCAGGTGAAGCTCTTGTTTTCCACTGCTTCAggttga